From Topomyia yanbarensis strain Yona2022 chromosome 1, ASM3024719v1, whole genome shotgun sequence, one genomic window encodes:
- the LOC131683871 gene encoding uncharacterized protein LOC131683871, which produces MSAQIGEQATRAVLSLATTRSLDLSGETENISKILQTTSNLPVGPVNPFAIEASQPAAASQVDDESFKIPTANQRPFSYSFQGAIREPPAYRLARPSVSVPRPGQPDALDFTPRSARGRRRAPRRIIPSSGPVQGPIHISAMSPAEQLDEVSIPYSTTLSFTTPPPIPNENSVEMNFDWSRQPPTFEPGTYSTPMEQARVSIPEDIVDISFPEDTPPSFTSTLSSPGSFGSFRIDPPSYGDVGLYGRPAQPEQRSYEAPPPSTSASPSFRIARRPYGDVRLHGRPVQSPPLPPSADSTGSFRIARRPYGDVRLRGRPVQPELRSYDALPFVTPEQPSFRLARRPYGDVRLHGRPVQPEEATPEAPSADTTGSFRISRRPYGDVRLHGRPAQPEEVTPEPSSADTTGSFRIARRPYGDARLHGRPVQPELRSYDALPFVTPERPSFRLARRPYGDVRLHGRPVQLEEATPEPPSADTTGSFRIARRPYGDVRLHGKPVQPELRSYDALPFVTPEPPSFRLARRPYGDVRLHGRPVQPEEVTPEPPSADTTGSFRIARRPYGDVRLHGRPVQPELRSYDALPFVTPEQPSFRLARRPYGDVRLHGRPVQPEEVTPEPPSANSTGSFRIARRPYGDVRLRGRPVQPELRSYDALPFVTPEPPSAGSFRLARRPYGDIRLHGRPVQPEEATPEPSTADTTGSFRIARRPYGDVRLHGRPVQPEQSLEDIVSPESVADYEQFDVQDVRSSTMNQSRLTPFGSHGGRRRVEVGSRLASGWSRSERLEDIEEEFAPDLSSTLLDEVEPPKDADAVSELFERISHQADELRSRNE; this is translated from the exons ATGAGTGCCCAAATTGGGGAACAGGCAACGAGGGCTGTGCTAAGCTTAGCTACTACACGGTCGCTCGATCTATCAGGAGAAACTGAAAATATCAGCAAGATATTACAGACAACTAGTAACTTGCCGGTTGGTCCAG TGAATCCCTTTGCCATAGAAGCCAGTCAACCGGCTGCCGCTTCACAAGTAGACGATGAGTCCTTCAAAATTCCAACGGCGAATCAGAGACCGTTCTCAT ATAGCTTTCAAGGAGCAATTCGTGAACCACCAGCATATCGATTGGCACGTCCATCTGTTTCAGTGCCAAGGCCTGGTCAGCCAGACGCTCTTGACTTTACTCCTCGTTCTGCTCGTGGTCGCAGGCGAGCTCCAAGAAGAATTATACCGTCAAGCGGTCCAGTCCAAGGTCCAATCCATATAAGTGCAATGTCACCAGCAGAGCAGCTTGACGAGGTGTCAATCCCGTATTCAACAACACTTTCATTTACAACACCACCTCCAATTCCGAATGAAAATTCCGTTGAAATGAATTTTGATTGGTCAAGGCAACCTCCAACTTTTGAACCAGGCACATACTCCACACCTATGGAACAAGCCAGAGTATCCATACCAGAAGATATTGTGGACATATCATTTCCGGAAGACACTCCTCCCTCATTTACGTCAACATTAAGCTCCCCGGGCAGTTTCGGCTCATTCAGAATCGATCCTCCTTCGTACGGTGATGTAGGACTGTATGGTAGACCTGCCCAGCCAGAGCAGCGTTCGTATGAGGCTCCACCTCCGTCTACATCAGCATCACCTTCGTTCAGGATCGCTCGTCGTCCGTACGGTGATGTACGACTACATGGCCGACCTGTACAGTCTCCACCTCTACCACCCTCCGCGGACAGCACAGGCTCATTCAGGATTGCTCGTCGTCCGTACGGTGACGTACGACTGCGTGGCAGACCTGTGCAACCGGAGTTGCGTTCGTATGACGCTCTACCTTTCGTTACACCGGAACAACCATCGTTTAGGCTTGCTCGTCGTCCATACGGTGACGTACGACTGCATGGTAGACCTGTGCAACCAGAAGAGGCTACACCGGAAGCCCCCTCCGCGGACACTACTGGCTCATTTAGGATATCGCGTCGTCCGTACGGTGACGTACGACTGCATGGTAGACCTGCACAACCAGAAGAAGTTACACCGGAGCCATCATCCGCGGACACCACGGGCTCATTCAGGATCGCCCGTCGCCCGTACGGTGACGCACGACTGCATGGTAGACCAGTGCAGCCAGAGCTGCGTTCGTATGATGCTCTACCTTTCGTTACACCGGAACGACCGTCGTTTAGGCTCGCTCGTCGCCCATACGGTGATGTACGACTTCATGGGCGACCTGTACAACTAGAAGAGGCTACACCGGAACCCCCCTCCGCGGATACCACGGGCTCATTCCGAATCGCCCGTCGCCCGTACGGCGACGTTCGACTACATGGCAAACCTGTGCAACCGGAGCTGCGTTCGTATGATGCTCTACCTTTTGTTACTCCGGAACCACCATCGTTTAGGCTTGCTCGTCGTCCATACGGTGATGTACGACTGCATGGCAGACCTGTGCAACCAGAAGAGGTTACACCGGAACCACCCTCCGCGGACACGACGGGCTCATTCAGGATCGCCCGTCGCCCGTACGGTGACGTTCGACTGCATGGTAGACCAGTACAGCCAGAGCTGCGTTCGTATGACGCTCTACCTTTCGTTACACCGGAACAACCGTCGTTTAGGCTTGCTCGTCGTCCATACGGTGATGTGCGACTTCATGGGCGACCTGTACAACCAGAAGAGGTTACACCGGAGCCACCCTCCGCGAACAGTACGGGCTCATTCCGAATCGCCCGACGCCCGTACGGTGACGTACGACTGCGTGGCAGACCTGTGCAGCCGGAGTTGCGTTCGTATGATGCTCTACCTTTTGTTACACCGGAACCACCCTCAGCGGGCTCATTCAGGCTCGCCCGTCGTCCGTACGGTGACATACGACTGCATGGCAGACCTGTACAACCAGAAGAGGCTACACCGGAACCATCCACCGCGGACACCACGGGTTCATTCAGGATCGCCCGTCGTCCGTACGGTGACGTACGACTGCACGGTAGACCAGTGCAGCCAGAACAATCCTTGGAAGATATTGTCAGTCCTGAAAGTGTAGCTGATTATGAGCAGTTTGATGTACAGGATGTACGGTCAAGCACAATGAATCAGAGTCGGCTGACACCCTTCGGAAGTCATGGTGGAAGGAGAAGAGTAGAGGTTGGATCGAGGTTGGCCAGTGGCTGGAGTCGATCGGAACGCTTGGAAGATATTGAAGAGGAGTTTGCTCCGGACCTCAGTTCAACACTATTGGATGAAGTAGAGCCCCCAAAGGACGCTGATGCTGTCAGTGAGCTGTTCGAGAGGATATCCCATCAAGCGGATGAACTACGGAGCAGGAATGAATAG